TAAACCTGCTATCGCAGATTAAAAAAGGTGCAATTTTTTCACTTTAAACAGTGTGTGTCATTCTTAAGTGCAGCAAGGAATCAAGATGTAGCAGAACTGTCAGAAAGTGCTACAACAAGGCAGTAATCAGTTGCAATGCAACAAGGCAGTCCTAAAGTGCAGTGCAACAAGGGAAAAAGAATTTCAACAATCACGGTACTTTTTATTAGGCACCACGATAGGGGTGCGTTAGTACCTGCAATCCGCGCGTAATAGACTATAAATAATACGCGCGTATTGTATCTAGTTTTAACTGTATAACACTTCTAACAGACTGGTGCAACACTAATTTATCTGCCAAAACAAATTTGTTAGCAAGGTATAACACTGGTAACAGACTGATATAAGACCAAGTAGAAATAGTTAAGTGCTATCGCACTTTTCCAATGACCCCTCAGAAAAACTGCCTTCAGATTGAGCTATAACCGCACTCAAATCAAATTTACGACCAATCATAACAACGGGTAGCAGAACAGTCCTTACAGCTTAATTCCTCACAATACTCCCTCTTTCGAGCGAGCGAACTTTAGCTCTTTGTAGCATTGTCCAAATAAATATTGCGAGGGCGGTTAAAAGCGATCGCCAGGGAGCGAAGATGAAAGATAATTCGTCTTCTGTTTCATCTTTTTGTCAAAAGATTATGGCAGCTATTTTAAAAGTTTTAACAGATCAACCGAAACCTTTGGCTAAAGTTGACCATGATGCGAAACTGCTTGAGCTTTGGTTACATGGGAAAAGCCTTGAAACTCAAAAGGCTTATATCCGTGACATTAAATCGTTTTTAAATTTTGTCTCTCAGTCTATTGTTAGTGTGACGCTTACTGATATCCAGAACTGGGATAATCAGATGATTGAGTTGCATCTGGCTTCTGCTACACGTGCTAGGCGTTTATCTGCGGTTAAGTCTTTACTCAGTTTTGGCTGTAAGATTGGGGTGCTACAGGTGAATGTCGGTCTCCCAGTTAGTACACCAGCTATTAAGGATACGATCGCGGAACGTATTTTAACTGAGGCGGAATGGTTACAAATTATTACGAACGAACCGAATAGAAAACATCAGTTGATGCTGCAAATGCTCTATGAAACTAGGGCTAGGGTGCGTGAGTTTTGTGCTTTGAAGTGGAAGGATTTTAGAGATAAAGGCGACGGTACAGCAACGGTGACTTTGTTTGGGAAGGGTGGTAAAACTCGGACTGTGACGATTACTCCTGAATTATGGACGGCGCTACAAGCTATCAGAAATGGTGCGATTGGTAATGCTCCTGTTTTTCTCAGCCAACGGAAAAAACAGTATAGTACTGTGCAGGCGTGGCGTATTGTCAAAGCGGCTGGTGAACGTGCTGGTATTAACGGTATTTCTCCTCACTGGCTCAGGCATACTGGGGCAACGCATCAGTTAATGAATGGTTCTCCTATTCACGTCCAGCAGCGTGAACTGGGACACGCGGGGCTTGATGTTACTAGCCGTTATCTGCACTTAATTCCTGGTGAGTATGGTGCGAAGTATACGCGGGTCAGACTACCAATGCCTCAACAAGAGAAGTGAGATTTATTAATAATGGTGAATTGAGTATTACCAAAGCGGTAACAAGAGCGTTAATTCCATGTCACTATAGTATTTATGCGGCGTGGGCATTATTAGGAGGCAATACGAGTGACCGACGTAGCACTTCAACTCAATCCTTACTTGATAGCTCGTTTACTAGAAGTAGATGAGAAACTTCCTGATAGGAAAATAAGCGTTTATTCTATTACACGAAAGCAGCTTAGAGAGTTAACATTTTTAGTTCACAAGTTGGCATTGATAGTTAAGGAACAATGGGATGAACTACCAATTGAGAAAAAGAACTCAATTAAAAATTTGTTAACCATTAGAAATTCAGCCAATATTACCAGTAAAACTAGCTTCAATTTATTTGCCCAAATCATGGCGTTTTTAAAATTGTTGTGGTTAGAGGTAAGGTTAGGAAACAAACAAATTTCTGCTTTTGAGGAAGCTATAGATAATTTAGAACGTAACTTATTGGAGCAAATACAATCTGATAGTGCTACCAAAGTTATTACTAAAAATGATTGGCTGGTTTATAATCAAGAAGCTTTAGCATCTGTAGAGCGTGGTTTAGAACAAGCAGCATCTAACCAGGGGCGGTATCTAGGCTCTTTTGCTCAGTATGCGGATTTGGACGTAGATGATGAAGTGGAAGATTAGTGCAATTCAGATTATTACTTGAACCGGAAGCTGAGTCAACACTGAATTCTCTTAAAGAGTTAGAGCCAAAAAAATACAAAAAAGTCTTAAAAACGCTTGGTCTTTTGGAGTCTAACCCCCGTCATCCTGGTCTGAATACACACAAGTATGATGATTTAACTGGCCCAAATAAAGAGAT
This genomic interval from Crinalium epipsammum PCC 9333 contains the following:
- a CDS encoding tyrosine-type recombinase/integrase, whose protein sequence is MKDNSSSVSSFCQKIMAAILKVLTDQPKPLAKVDHDAKLLELWLHGKSLETQKAYIRDIKSFLNFVSQSIVSVTLTDIQNWDNQMIELHLASATRARRLSAVKSLLSFGCKIGVLQVNVGLPVSTPAIKDTIAERILTEAEWLQIITNEPNRKHQLMLQMLYETRARVREFCALKWKDFRDKGDGTATVTLFGKGGKTRTVTITPELWTALQAIRNGAIGNAPVFLSQRKKQYSTVQAWRIVKAAGERAGINGISPHWLRHTGATHQLMNGSPIHVQQRELGHAGLDVTSRYLHLIPGEYGAKYTRVRLPMPQQEK